In a genomic window of Arthrobacter woluwensis:
- a CDS encoding tyrosine-protein phosphatase, protein MIGQATPLPQTYNFRGLGSLPAGGRLTKEGVFFRSDALHLLSDEGRSLLRELKVATILDLRDDDEVLHAPSALTGLDVEVLRGNVLAGALGTSLQSLPTLPGLYRMILAQGGSVAVGLARSVTANASQGRSTLVHCTAGKDRTGVMVALLLDAVGVDREAIVADYAGTEANLAGEWLEGVKALLGKMGVPVSEQILAIAGGSPASAMLETLELLDADFGGGAGYLTHHGLTAAELEALRAALLTGSV, encoded by the coding sequence TTGATCGGCCAGGCCACCCCCTTGCCCCAGACCTACAACTTCCGTGGGCTGGGCTCCCTGCCCGCAGGCGGACGGCTCACCAAGGAGGGTGTCTTCTTCCGTTCCGACGCCCTCCACCTGCTGAGCGATGAGGGCCGGAGCCTCCTGCGAGAGCTGAAGGTGGCAACCATCCTGGATCTCCGGGACGACGACGAAGTGCTGCACGCGCCCAGCGCGCTGACGGGTCTCGACGTCGAAGTGCTACGCGGCAATGTCCTGGCCGGCGCTCTGGGCACCTCGCTGCAGAGCCTGCCGACGCTGCCGGGGCTGTACCGGATGATCCTGGCGCAAGGCGGCTCCGTGGCGGTGGGGCTCGCGCGCAGCGTGACGGCCAACGCTTCGCAGGGCCGCTCCACGCTGGTGCATTGCACGGCGGGCAAGGACCGCACCGGGGTCATGGTGGCCCTGCTGCTGGACGCGGTGGGGGTGGATCGCGAAGCGATCGTCGCCGATTACGCCGGCACCGAGGCGAATCTCGCGGGGGAGTGGCTCGAAGGGGTCAAGGCCCTCCTGGGCAAGATGGGGGTTCCGGTCAGTGAGCAGATCCTCGCGATCGCGGGAGGGAGCCCCGCCTCCGCCATGCTTGAGACCCTGGAACTGCTGGACGCTGACTTCGGGGGCGGAGCAGGCTATCTCACCCACCACGGACTCACCGCTGCGGAACTCGAGGCACTCCGGGCCGCTCTCCTGACGGGCAGCGTGTGA
- a CDS encoding RNA polymerase sigma factor, producing MKAELTDEEKKKARAAKAAATRAANKAKKEAEAAAGQDDTAPATRRPAAKKSDAAPKGRGRKAAGSELDESSDAVEEEPTEDVEADAAETDEATAKPAATGSGFVYSDASDDDAPVQQVMSAGATADPVKDYLKQIGKVALLNAEQEVDLALRIEAGLFAEEKIAAEGDTMDPKYRRELDFIIHDGKRAKNHLLEANLRLVVSLAKRYTGRGMLFLDLIQEGNLGLIRAVEKFDYTKGFKFSTYATWWIRQAITRAMADQARTIRIPVHMVEVINKLARVQRQMLQDLGREPTPEELAKELDMTPEKVVEVQKYGREPISLHTPLGEDGDSEFGDLIEDSEAVVPADAVSFTLLQEQLHSVLDTLSEREAGVVAMRFGLTDGQPKTLDEIGKVYGVTRERIRQIESKTMSKLRHPSRSQVLRDYLD from the coding sequence GTGAAGGCCGAGTTGACTGACGAGGAGAAGAAGAAGGCGCGCGCCGCCAAGGCTGCCGCCACACGCGCCGCGAATAAGGCCAAGAAGGAAGCCGAGGCCGCCGCCGGGCAGGATGACACCGCCCCCGCGACGCGCCGTCCGGCCGCCAAGAAGAGCGATGCCGCGCCGAAGGGCCGGGGCCGCAAGGCTGCCGGTTCCGAGCTGGATGAATCCTCGGACGCCGTGGAAGAAGAGCCCACTGAGGACGTGGAAGCGGATGCGGCCGAGACCGATGAGGCGACCGCCAAGCCCGCCGCCACCGGGAGCGGCTTCGTCTACTCCGACGCGAGCGATGACGATGCGCCCGTTCAGCAGGTCATGTCGGCCGGCGCCACGGCCGACCCGGTCAAGGACTACCTGAAGCAGATCGGCAAGGTGGCTCTCCTCAACGCCGAGCAGGAGGTCGACCTCGCCCTCCGTATCGAGGCGGGCCTCTTCGCCGAGGAGAAGATCGCTGCCGAGGGGGACACCATGGACCCCAAGTACCGTCGCGAACTCGACTTCATCATCCACGACGGCAAGCGCGCCAAGAATCACCTCCTGGAGGCCAACCTCCGCCTGGTGGTCTCCCTGGCCAAGCGGTACACCGGTCGTGGCATGCTCTTCCTGGACCTGATCCAGGAAGGCAACCTGGGCCTCATCCGTGCCGTCGAGAAGTTCGACTACACCAAGGGCTTCAAGTTCTCCACATACGCCACCTGGTGGATCCGTCAGGCCATCACCCGCGCCATGGCGGACCAGGCACGCACCATCCGCATCCCGGTGCACATGGTCGAGGTCATCAACAAGCTCGCCCGTGTGCAGCGTCAGATGCTGCAGGACCTCGGTCGCGAACCCACACCGGAGGAGCTGGCCAAGGAACTCGACATGACGCCTGAGAAGGTCGTCGAGGTCCAGAAGTACGGTCGCGAGCCCATCTCGCTGCACACGCCGCTGGGCGAGGACGGCGACTCTGAGTTCGGTGACCTGATCGAGGACTCCGAGGCCGTGGTTCCGGCCGATGCCGTGAGCTTCACCCTGCTCCAGGAGCAGCTTCACTCCGTGCTGGACACCCTGTCCGAGCGCGAGGCCGGTGTGGTGGCCATGCGCTTCGGCCTCACCGACGGACAGCCGAAGACTTTAGACGAAATCGGCAAGGTCTACGGTGTCACGCGTGAGCGTATCCGCCAGATCGAATCCAAGACGATGTCCAAGCTGCGTCACCCTTCGCGGTCGCAGGTCCTCCGGGATTACCTGGACTGA